A single Lolium perenne isolate Kyuss_39 chromosome 6, Kyuss_2.0, whole genome shotgun sequence DNA region contains:
- the LOC139832438 gene encoding uncharacterized protein, with protein sequence MVHGAEVVLPIEIEHNSPRVVEYEEEASQKALEDDIDAIDEARDVVLSRVSAYQQNLKNYHSRRLRPRSFEVGDLVLRLKQDGHEKQESPWLGPYIIAEVIPGGAYRLRDKKMGKDEASPWNVAQLRRFYT encoded by the coding sequence atggtccatggagctgaagtaGTGCTCccaatagaaatagaacacaattctcccAGAGTCGTGGAATATGAAGAAGAAGCTTCGCAGAAGGCACTGGAGGATGACATCGACGCAATCGATGAAGCAAGAGACGTGGTGCTGTCAAGAGTAAGCgcataccagcagaacctcaaaaattatcacagccgacgatTGCGACCCAGATCATTTGAAGTCGGCGACCTAGTCCTTCGACTCAAGCAAGATGGACACGAGAAGCAGGAATCTCCATGGTTGGGACCATATATCATTGCTGAAGTTATACCGGGAGGAGCATATCGACTGAGGGACAAGAAGATGGGCAAGGACGAAGCAAGCCCGTGGAACGTTGCGCAGCTGCGACGTTTTTATACCTAG